From the genome of Streptomyces sp. NBC_01341, one region includes:
- the cbiQ gene encoding cobalt ECF transporter T component CbiQ — MGAGHAHKLYRHGHSPVHGLPPHCKLAAVVCFVVVVVSTPREAVWAFALYAALLAAVAAVARIPAGFLLRRLVIEVPFVAFALLMPFVVPGEQTELLGVSVSVPGLWGAWNVLAKGTLGVAASVILASTTELRSLLLGLQRLRLPPMLVQIASFMIRYGDVITDELRRMSIARRSRGFEARGIRHWGVLAKTAGALFIRSYERGERVHLAMVSRGYTGSMPVIDEVTASRTQWAHAAALPLLALVVCLLGWTV; from the coding sequence ATGGGAGCCGGACACGCGCACAAGCTCTACCGGCACGGGCACTCGCCCGTGCACGGTCTTCCCCCGCACTGCAAGCTCGCCGCGGTCGTCTGCTTCGTCGTGGTCGTCGTCTCCACGCCGCGCGAGGCGGTCTGGGCCTTCGCGCTGTACGCGGCGCTGCTCGCCGCCGTCGCCGCGGTGGCCCGGATCCCCGCCGGCTTCCTGCTGCGGAGGCTGGTCATCGAGGTGCCGTTCGTGGCGTTCGCACTGCTCATGCCGTTCGTCGTCCCCGGCGAACAGACCGAACTGCTCGGCGTCTCCGTCAGCGTCCCCGGACTCTGGGGCGCCTGGAACGTGCTCGCGAAGGGCACCCTGGGCGTCGCCGCCTCGGTGATCCTGGCCTCCACCACCGAGCTGCGCTCCCTGTTGCTCGGCCTCCAGCGACTGCGGCTGCCGCCGATGCTCGTCCAGATCGCGTCCTTCATGATCCGGTACGGCGACGTCATCACCGACGAGCTGCGCCGGATGTCGATCGCCCGGCGCTCCCGCGGTTTCGAGGCGCGCGGGATACGGCACTGGGGTGTCCTCGCCAAGACGGCGGGCGCCCTGTTCATCAGGTCCTACGAGCGTGGCGAGCGCGTCCACCTCGCGATGGTCAGCCGCGGCTACACCGGAAGCATGCCGGTCATCGACGAGGTGACCGCCTCCCGTACCCAGTGGGCGCACGCAGCGGCACTCCCCCTGCTCGCCCTCGTCGTGTGTCTGCTGGGATGGACCGTATGA
- a CDS encoding MMPL family transporter, protein MATYLYKLGRLAFRRRRYVALVWVALLALAGFGAASASTATSSSFSIPGTEAQRAFDLLEKRFPGGSADGATARVVFKAPEGEKVTASANKAEIKDIVGELKSGSDQIASVADPFAAKAVSQDGSTAYISVSYKVSSMELTDGTRDALEDAGEAAQHSGMTVEIGGDALQVMPETGATEIIGVAIAAVVLVITFGSLIAAGLPLLTALIGVGIGVSLITALANLLDLGSTTSTLAMMIGLAVGIDYALFIVSRYRAELAEGREREEAAGRAVGTAGSAVVFAGLTVVIALVGLAVVNIPMLSKMGFAAAGTVAIAVLIALTLVPALLGFAGKRVMGRRARKAAEAENRPEAKPNMGTRWARFVLRRPVWVLLVGVIGLGAVAVPATSLEMGLPDDGSQPKSTTQRQAYDMLSDGFGPGFNGPLLVVVDTKGASDGRTAVDRVSQEIEGIGHVAAVTPATFNKAGDAATITVIPKDRPSSTETEDLVHAIRDAGGEIKDDTGAEVLVTGATAMNIDFSEKMNAALLPYLALVVGLAFLLLMVVFRSLLVPLKAALGFLLSVVAALGAVVAVFQWGWLGSLLGVEQTGPIMSMMPIFMVGVVFGLAMDYEVFLVTRMREAYVHGESPGQAIVTGFRHGARVVTAAAVIMMAVFAGFIGSSESMIKMIGFSLAIAVFFDAFVVRMAIVPAVLALLGRRAWWLPRWLDRILPNVDVEGEGLRKDLTGGPSEGGGERELVRV, encoded by the coding sequence GTGGCCACATACCTTTACAAACTGGGACGGCTCGCCTTCCGGCGACGCCGCTACGTCGCACTGGTCTGGGTGGCGCTGCTGGCGCTGGCCGGTTTCGGTGCCGCCTCCGCGTCGACCGCCACCTCCAGCTCCTTCTCGATCCCCGGCACGGAGGCCCAGCGGGCCTTCGACCTGTTGGAGAAACGTTTCCCCGGCGGTAGTGCCGACGGTGCGACAGCCCGCGTCGTCTTCAAGGCCCCCGAGGGCGAGAAGGTGACCGCGTCGGCCAACAAGGCCGAGATCAAGGACATCGTCGGCGAGCTGAAGTCCGGTTCGGACCAGATCGCCTCGGTCGCCGACCCCTTCGCGGCCAAGGCCGTGAGCCAGGACGGTTCCACCGCCTACATCTCCGTGTCCTACAAGGTCAGCTCGATGGAGCTGACCGACGGGACCCGGGACGCGCTCGAGGACGCGGGCGAGGCCGCGCAGCACAGCGGAATGACCGTGGAGATCGGCGGTGACGCCCTCCAGGTGATGCCGGAGACCGGCGCCACCGAGATCATCGGCGTCGCCATCGCCGCGGTGGTGCTGGTGATCACCTTCGGGTCGCTGATCGCCGCCGGGCTGCCGCTGCTCACCGCGCTCATCGGCGTGGGGATCGGCGTCTCGCTGATCACCGCCCTGGCCAACCTGCTCGACCTGGGCTCCACCACCTCCACGCTCGCCATGATGATCGGCCTCGCGGTCGGCATCGACTACGCGCTCTTCATCGTCTCCCGCTACCGCGCCGAACTGGCCGAGGGGCGGGAGCGGGAGGAGGCCGCCGGGCGGGCCGTGGGCACGGCGGGTTCCGCTGTGGTCTTCGCCGGTCTGACGGTCGTCATCGCGCTGGTCGGCCTGGCCGTCGTCAACATCCCGATGCTGTCGAAGATGGGCTTCGCCGCAGCCGGCACCGTGGCCATCGCCGTACTCATCGCCCTGACGCTCGTCCCGGCGCTGCTGGGCTTCGCGGGCAAGCGGGTCATGGGACGCAGGGCGCGCAAGGCCGCCGAGGCGGAGAACAGGCCCGAGGCCAAGCCCAACATGGGCACCCGCTGGGCGCGGTTCGTGCTGCGCCGGCCGGTGTGGGTGCTGCTGGTCGGCGTCATCGGCCTCGGTGCCGTCGCCGTACCGGCCACCTCGCTGGAGATGGGCCTGCCGGACGACGGTTCGCAGCCGAAGAGCACCACGCAGCGCCAGGCGTACGACATGCTGTCCGACGGCTTCGGCCCGGGCTTCAACGGTCCGCTGCTGGTCGTCGTGGACACGAAGGGCGCCTCGGACGGCAGGACCGCCGTCGACCGGGTCTCCCAGGAGATCGAAGGAATCGGTCACGTCGCCGCCGTCACTCCGGCCACCTTCAACAAGGCCGGTGACGCCGCGACCATCACGGTCATCCCGAAGGACCGGCCGAGTTCCACCGAGACCGAGGACCTCGTCCACGCCATCCGTGACGCGGGCGGTGAGATCAAGGACGACACGGGTGCCGAGGTACTGGTCACCGGAGCCACGGCGATGAACATCGACTTCTCCGAGAAGATGAACGCCGCCCTGCTGCCCTACCTGGCGCTCGTCGTCGGACTGGCCTTCCTGCTCCTCATGGTGGTCTTCCGCTCGCTGCTGGTTCCGCTGAAGGCGGCTCTGGGCTTCCTGCTCTCGGTCGTGGCGGCGCTGGGAGCGGTCGTCGCGGTCTTCCAGTGGGGCTGGTTGGGCTCTCTCCTCGGTGTCGAGCAGACCGGTCCGATCATGAGCATGATGCCGATCTTCATGGTCGGCGTGGTCTTCGGTCTCGCGATGGACTACGAGGTCTTCCTGGTCACGCGCATGCGTGAGGCGTACGTCCACGGCGAGTCGCCCGGCCAGGCGATCGTGACGGGCTTCCGTCACGGGGCCCGGGTCGTCACCGCCGCAGCGGTGATCATGATGGCGGTCTTCGCCGGTTTCATCGGCTCCAGCGAGTCGATGATCAAGATGATCGGTTTCTCGCTCGCCATCGCCGTCTTCTTCGACGCCTTCGTGGTCCGCATGGCCATCGTGCCCGCGGTGCTCGCCCTGCTCGGCAGGCGCGCGTGGTGGCTGCCGCGCTGGCTGGACCGGATCCTGCCCAACGTCGACGTGGAGGGTGAGGGCCTGCGCAAGGACCTCACCGGCGGCCCGTCCGAGGGCGGCGGGGAGCGGGAGCTGGTCCGCGTCTGA
- a CDS encoding energy-coupling factor ABC transporter ATP-binding protein, which translates to MSPTTTPAPSLEVTGLAYAYPDGHQALFGVDLTVARGERVALLGPNGAGKTTLVLHLNGILDAGAGSVRVAGMPVEKRNLAEIRRRVGVVFQDPDDQLFMPTVREDVAFGPAAAGLRGPELEDRVMTALKRVGMEEFAARPPHHLSFGQRRRVAVATVLAMEPEILVLDEPSSNLDPASRRELADILRSLDVTVLMVTHDLPYALELCPRAVILSDGVITADDRTQDLLCDDALMRRHRLELPFGFDPRSVSVPHP; encoded by the coding sequence ATGAGCCCCACCACCACCCCCGCTCCGTCCCTCGAGGTCACGGGCCTCGCCTACGCCTACCCGGACGGCCACCAGGCCCTGTTCGGCGTCGACCTGACCGTCGCCCGCGGCGAGCGCGTCGCGCTGCTCGGCCCCAACGGCGCGGGCAAGACCACGCTCGTCCTCCACCTCAACGGCATCCTCGACGCGGGCGCCGGCAGCGTCCGGGTCGCCGGGATGCCCGTGGAGAAGAGGAACCTGGCGGAGATCAGGCGCCGCGTCGGCGTCGTCTTCCAGGACCCCGACGACCAGCTCTTCATGCCGACGGTCCGCGAGGACGTCGCCTTCGGTCCGGCAGCGGCCGGGCTGCGCGGCCCCGAGCTCGAGGACCGGGTCATGACCGCCCTGAAGCGGGTCGGCATGGAGGAGTTCGCGGCACGGCCGCCGCACCACCTCTCCTTCGGCCAGCGCCGCCGGGTCGCGGTCGCCACCGTGCTGGCGATGGAGCCGGAGATCCTCGTCCTGGACGAGCCGTCCTCCAACCTTGACCCGGCCTCCCGCCGTGAACTCGCCGACATCCTGCGCTCCCTGGACGTCACCGTCCTCATGGTCACCCACGACCTGCCGTACGCCCTCGAGCTCTGCCCCCGGGCCGTGATCCTCAGCGACGGGGTGATCACCGCCGACGACCGTACGCAGGACCTGCTGTGCGACGACGCGCTCATGCGGCGGCACCGGCTGGAGCTGCCCTTCGGCTTCGACCCGCGTTCCGTGTCCGTTCCGCATCCGTGA
- a CDS encoding S41 family peptidase — MSDDAAYLRFPHLHEDLLCFAAEDDLWVAPLAPEGQRPGRAWRLTVDRTRVSHPRFSPDGGRIAYTTWRTLDPEIHLVPVGGGPARRLTYWGSTDARVCGWSPDPGDDSCQILAVSSHGQPFSYFSWAYSVPTDGSPGGKLPWGPVSDIAVADVDGERRTLLLTGKPPHEPAAWKRYRGGATGRLWLHGERLLPGIGGHLEAPMFVGRRIAFLSDHEGVGNLYSCLMDGTGLRRHTDHDAFYARHASSDGRRVVYQCAGDLWLVDDLESPDARPRKLEVRLGGPRTGRRPYQVPAAAHVDALSVDETGRASAVSVRGSLYWLTHRDGPARTITDTPGVRARLPEMLGSSGQVAYVTDAEGDDAVEIASLPRASGDRPPRRLAAGRLGRVLELISDPEGERLAIASNDGRLLLLDTADDSMDPAEPEERPRLRLAEGPVKIATAGDPEEGGTAEQAGESGAAEDVAAPVTAEEAEGALTELIRSVNGPVRDLAFSPDGNWLTWSHPGVGRSLRQIKLARITGPGAPVIVDVTNGRFEDENPVFTGDGRYLAFLSWRGFDPVYDVHTGDLSFPLGCRPYLVPLSSATPSPFALLPDGRPAAGGLDPVDVPEGAVEGPTVTVEFEGLESRVTPFPVAASKYSALEPVSGGGLVWLRWPISGALGETFANPSDMSGRPTLEHFNIAKARRTELVGHLDWFAISGDASRLVVMDDGELRAVPSNEPGDNDSTVFIDLRRILHEVDPGAEWRQAYGEAGRLTRAYFWEPDMCGIDWDGVLDQYRPLLERVASPDEFADLLREVLGELGTSHAYVSPARRNEGPPHYQRAIGLLGANLGCRDGDWTVLRILPGDSSDSKARSPLAGTGIREGFVLTHVDGRPVDPVAGPYPLLTAAGGTTVELTFRPPGGECGGRPRRIAIVPLVDERPLRYQDWVAKRREVVRDLSHGKCGYLHIPDLGGSGWAQFNRDLRLEVSRPALIVDVRGNAGGNISELVLEKLTRTILGWDLTRNAQAVSYASNAPRGPIVALADEATSSDGDMITAAFRLLKLGPVVGQRTWGGVVGMTGRHRLGDGTVITVPMNAAWFDTYGWSVENYGVEPDLEALRTPLDWAEGRHAVLDDAVRVALDLLAAHPAATPPTYGSVPDLRRPPLPPR; from the coding sequence GTGAGTGACGATGCCGCGTATCTCCGCTTCCCGCACCTCCACGAGGACTTGCTCTGCTTCGCGGCGGAGGACGACCTGTGGGTCGCCCCTCTGGCCCCGGAGGGGCAGAGACCCGGCCGGGCGTGGCGGCTGACCGTCGACCGGACGAGGGTCAGCCATCCCCGCTTCTCCCCCGACGGGGGCCGTATCGCCTACACGACCTGGCGCACGCTCGATCCGGAGATCCATCTCGTACCCGTCGGCGGCGGACCCGCCCGCAGACTCACCTACTGGGGTTCGACCGACGCCCGTGTCTGCGGCTGGAGCCCGGACCCGGGGGACGATTCCTGCCAGATCCTCGCGGTGTCCTCGCACGGCCAGCCGTTCTCGTACTTCTCGTGGGCCTACAGCGTCCCCACCGACGGCAGCCCCGGCGGCAAACTCCCCTGGGGGCCGGTCTCCGACATCGCGGTCGCCGACGTGGACGGCGAGCGGCGCACCCTGCTGCTCACCGGCAAGCCCCCGCACGAGCCCGCGGCCTGGAAGCGGTACCGGGGCGGCGCGACGGGCCGGCTGTGGCTGCACGGCGAGCGGCTGCTGCCCGGCATCGGCGGGCACCTGGAAGCGCCCATGTTCGTCGGGCGCCGCATCGCGTTCCTCTCCGACCACGAGGGCGTGGGCAACCTGTACTCCTGCCTGATGGACGGCACCGGCCTGCGCCGGCACACCGACCACGACGCCTTCTACGCCCGGCACGCCTCCAGCGACGGCCGTCGCGTCGTCTACCAGTGCGCGGGTGATCTGTGGCTCGTCGACGACCTGGAGTCGCCGGACGCGAGACCGCGCAAGCTGGAGGTCAGGCTCGGCGGGCCGCGGACCGGGCGGCGCCCCTACCAGGTGCCCGCGGCCGCCCACGTCGACGCACTGTCCGTGGACGAGACGGGCCGGGCGAGCGCGGTCTCGGTGCGCGGCAGCCTGTACTGGCTCACCCACCGCGACGGCCCGGCCCGCACCATCACCGACACCCCGGGGGTACGGGCCCGGCTGCCCGAGATGCTCGGCAGCAGCGGCCAGGTCGCCTACGTCACGGACGCCGAGGGCGACGACGCCGTCGAGATCGCCTCGCTCCCCAGAGCCAGCGGCGACCGCCCGCCCCGGCGGCTCGCCGCCGGACGCCTGGGCAGGGTCCTGGAGCTCATCTCGGACCCGGAGGGCGAGCGGCTGGCCATCGCCTCGAACGACGGCAGACTCCTCCTGCTGGACACTGCGGACGACTCCATGGACCCGGCCGAACCGGAGGAACGACCACGCCTGCGGCTGGCCGAAGGGCCCGTGAAGATCGCGACGGCCGGGGACCCCGAGGAAGGCGGGACGGCCGAGCAGGCCGGGGAGAGCGGGGCGGCAGAGGACGTCGCGGCCCCGGTGACGGCCGAGGAAGCCGAGGGCGCCCTCACCGAACTCATCCGGTCCGTCAACGGGCCGGTGCGGGACCTGGCGTTCTCCCCTGACGGCAACTGGCTGACCTGGTCGCACCCCGGCGTCGGCCGCTCGCTCCGGCAGATCAAACTGGCGCGGATCACCGGCCCCGGAGCTCCGGTGATAGTGGACGTCACCAACGGCCGCTTCGAGGACGAGAACCCGGTCTTCACCGGCGACGGCCGGTATCTCGCCTTCCTCTCGTGGCGCGGGTTCGACCCGGTGTACGACGTCCACACCGGTGACCTCTCCTTCCCTCTGGGCTGCCGCCCCTACCTGGTCCCGCTGTCGTCGGCCACCCCCTCGCCCTTCGCGCTGCTGCCCGACGGCCGGCCCGCGGCCGGCGGCCTTGACCCGGTGGACGTCCCCGAGGGCGCGGTCGAGGGGCCGACCGTCACGGTGGAGTTCGAGGGCCTGGAGAGCCGGGTGACCCCGTTCCCCGTCGCCGCGTCGAAGTACTCGGCGCTGGAGCCCGTGAGCGGCGGCGGTCTCGTCTGGCTGCGATGGCCGATCTCCGGCGCCCTGGGCGAGACCTTCGCCAACCCGTCCGACATGTCGGGCCGCCCGACGCTGGAGCACTTCAACATCGCCAAGGCCCGCAGGACCGAACTCGTGGGCCACCTCGACTGGTTCGCGATCAGCGGTGACGCGTCACGGCTCGTCGTCATGGACGACGGCGAGCTGCGGGCCGTGCCGTCCAACGAGCCCGGGGACAACGACTCGACGGTCTTCATCGACCTGCGCCGCATCCTGCACGAGGTGGACCCGGGGGCGGAGTGGCGGCAGGCCTACGGCGAGGCGGGGCGGCTCACCCGGGCCTACTTCTGGGAACCGGACATGTGCGGCATCGACTGGGACGGCGTACTGGACCAGTACCGCCCCTTGCTCGAACGGGTGGCCTCCCCCGACGAGTTCGCCGATCTGCTGCGCGAGGTCCTGGGTGAGCTGGGCACCTCGCACGCGTATGTCTCGCCGGCCCGCCGCAACGAGGGCCCCCCGCACTACCAGCGGGCGATCGGCCTGCTGGGCGCCAACCTCGGGTGCCGGGACGGCGACTGGACCGTGCTGCGGATCCTGCCCGGCGACTCGTCCGACTCCAAGGCGCGTTCACCGCTCGCCGGTACGGGCATCCGGGAGGGTTTCGTCCTCACCCATGTCGACGGCAGGCCCGTCGACCCCGTCGCCGGCCCGTACCCGCTCCTGACAGCGGCGGGCGGCACCACCGTGGAACTGACGTTCCGCCCGCCGGGCGGCGAGTGCGGCGGGCGTCCGCGCCGCATCGCGATCGTCCCGCTCGTCGACGAACGACCCCTGCGCTACCAGGACTGGGTGGCCAAGCGGCGTGAGGTCGTACGGGACCTGAGTCACGGCAAGTGCGGATACCTGCACATCCCCGACCTGGGCGGATCGGGCTGGGCCCAGTTCAACCGGGACCTCCGGCTGGAGGTCTCGCGCCCCGCCCTGATCGTGGACGTGCGGGGCAACGCGGGCGGCAACATCAGCGAGCTGGTCCTGGAGAAGCTCACCCGCACGATCCTCGGCTGGGACCTGACCCGCAACGCCCAGGCGGTGTCGTACGCGTCCAACGCCCCCCGGGGCCCGATCGTGGCCCTCGCCGACGAGGCGACGTCCTCCGACGGGGACATGATCACGGCCGCGTTCCGCCTGCTGAAGCTGGGGCCGGTGGTCGGTCAGCGCACCTGGGGCGGCGTGGTCGGCATGACCGGACGCCACCGGCTCGGCGACGGCACGGTGATCACGGTGCCCATGAACGCGGCCTGGTTCGACACCTACGGCTGGTCCGTCGAGAACTACGGCGTCGAGCCCGACCTGGAGGCCCTGCGCACCCCGCTGGACTGGGCAGAGGGGCGGCACGCGGTGCTGGACGACGCGGTCAGGGTGGCCCTGGACCTGCTGGCCGCGCACCCGGCGGCCACCCCGCCCACCTACGGGTCCGTCCCGGACCTGCGCCGGCCGCCGCTCCCCCCGAGGTGA
- a CDS encoding SsgA family sporulation/cell division regulator, producing MSLVIQQHIRARLITDGPDPRLVPVELRYDSEEPKTVQVRLPGGVDWTFGIDLLERGLRSPVTRGDIRIWPCGRAQLVLELHSADGVAVFQLDNAPLIRFLARTRTRTGTRKPAAAPSATRARA from the coding sequence ATGTCCCTCGTGATCCAACAACACATACGTGCCCGGCTCATCACCGACGGCCCCGACCCCCGGCTCGTCCCGGTCGAGCTGCGGTACGACTCCGAGGAACCGAAGACCGTCCAGGTGCGCCTCCCCGGCGGAGTCGACTGGACCTTCGGCATCGACCTCCTGGAGCGCGGGCTGCGCTCCCCCGTCACCCGCGGGGACATCCGCATCTGGCCGTGCGGCCGGGCCCAGCTGGTCCTGGAGCTGCACTCGGCCGACGGCGTCGCCGTCTTCCAGCTCGACAACGCCCCGCTGATCCGCTTCCTTGCCCGGACCCGCACCCGCACCGGGACGCGCAAGCCGGCGGCCGCTCCGTCCGCCACCCGCGCCCGCGCCTGA
- a CDS encoding energy-coupling factor ABC transporter permease translates to MHVPDGFINAPVSAVAGIVAAGAVAVSLRGARRELGGERTAPLAGLVAAFIFAVQMLNFPVAAGTSGHLLGGALAAILVGPYTGVLCIAVVLLMQGVLFADGGLTALGVNITVMGVVTTVVAYALFRGLTRALPRTRRSTTTASFVAALVSVPAAAAVFTLIYAIGGTTDVPVGKVLTAMVGVHVLIGIGEAVITALTVGAVLAVRPDLVHGARGLAAPLKLRVGGELVDAPAAAPAPTPVAARSTRKVWATGLVAALLLAGFVSFYASASPDGLEKVAADKGIDRKVQEHDAAGSPLADYGVKDIGNARISGGLAGVIGVGVTVAVGSGVFWAVRRSRTPDAPVPRTAESV, encoded by the coding sequence ATGCATGTACCCGACGGATTCATCAACGCACCCGTCTCCGCCGTCGCAGGCATCGTCGCCGCGGGTGCGGTCGCCGTCAGTCTCCGCGGCGCCCGCCGTGAACTCGGGGGGGAACGCACGGCCCCGCTGGCCGGACTCGTCGCCGCGTTCATCTTCGCCGTGCAGATGCTGAACTTCCCGGTGGCCGCCGGTACCAGCGGGCACCTCCTGGGCGGAGCGCTCGCCGCGATCCTGGTCGGCCCCTACACAGGAGTGCTCTGCATCGCGGTCGTCCTGCTCATGCAGGGCGTGCTCTTCGCCGACGGCGGACTCACCGCGCTCGGCGTGAACATCACGGTGATGGGTGTCGTCACCACCGTCGTCGCCTACGCGCTGTTCCGGGGGCTGACCCGCGCGCTTCCCCGCACCCGGCGCTCGACGACCACCGCCTCCTTCGTCGCCGCGCTGGTCTCGGTGCCCGCCGCAGCCGCCGTCTTCACACTGATCTACGCGATCGGCGGCACCACCGACGTGCCCGTGGGCAAGGTCCTGACGGCGATGGTCGGCGTCCACGTCCTGATCGGCATCGGCGAGGCGGTGATCACCGCGCTGACCGTCGGCGCCGTGCTCGCGGTCCGCCCCGACCTGGTGCACGGGGCCCGCGGCCTCGCCGCCCCGCTCAAGCTCCGGGTCGGCGGCGAACTCGTCGACGCCCCGGCCGCCGCGCCCGCGCCCACCCCCGTCGCCGCCCGGTCGACGCGCAAGGTCTGGGCCACCGGGCTGGTCGCCGCGCTCCTCCTCGCCGGCTTCGTCTCCTTCTACGCGTCCGCCAGCCCCGACGGCCTGGAGAAGGTCGCCGCCGACAAGGGCATCGACCGGAAGGTCCAGGAGCACGACGCCGCCGGCTCCCCGCTCGCCGACTACGGCGTCAAGGACATCGGCAACGCCCGGATCTCCGGAGGCCTCGCCGGAGTGATCGGCGTGGGCGTCACCGTCGCCGTCGGCAGCGGCGTGTTCTGGGCGGTGCGCCGCAGCCGTACACCCGACGCACCCGTGCCCCGCACCGCCGAGTCGGTCTGA
- a CDS encoding TetR/AcrR family transcriptional regulator gives MAGSRLTPERESELYTAVLDLLGEVGYEALTMDAIASRTRSSKATLYRQWGSKPELVVKALRNDKPVHLADVDTGSLRGDFLAVMTRTDDCQMEKNSALLRGLSHAIHNNPDLFQALRELLIEPEMTGLGTLLQRAVDRGEVRADNPALPYVPHMMIGALAARELVDHQPVDQAFLTDYVESVVFPALGV, from the coding sequence ATGGCAGGCAGCAGGCTCACGCCGGAACGCGAGAGCGAGCTGTACACCGCTGTGCTCGACCTGCTCGGCGAGGTCGGCTACGAAGCCCTGACCATGGACGCCATCGCCTCCCGCACCCGTTCCAGCAAGGCCACCCTCTACCGCCAGTGGGGGAGCAAGCCCGAGCTGGTCGTCAAAGCGCTCCGCAACGACAAGCCGGTGCACCTCGCCGATGTGGACACCGGATCGCTGCGCGGCGACTTCCTCGCCGTGATGACGCGCACGGACGACTGCCAGATGGAGAAGAACTCCGCACTGCTGCGGGGTCTGAGCCATGCCATCCACAACAACCCCGATCTGTTCCAGGCGCTGCGGGAACTGCTGATCGAGCCGGAGATGACCGGCCTCGGGACGCTGCTCCAGCGAGCCGTGGACAGAGGGGAAGTGCGTGCGGACAATCCGGCGCTTCCCTACGTGCCCCACATGATGATCGGCGCGCTCGCTGCTCGGGAGCTGGTCGACCACCAGCCCGTCGACCAGGCGTTCCTTACCGATTACGTCGAATCCGTGGTGTTCCCCGCCCTCGGCGTCTGA
- a CDS encoding serine hydrolase domain-containing protein produces MDVRGTVAPGFEAVRDAFVRNFEQRGERGAAVAVYRHGRKVVDLWAGTRDVDGTEPWAVDTVQIVRSAGKGIAAAVPLMLHQRGQVDLDAPVGTYWPEFKANGKERVLVRHLLAHRAGLAALDGTLTPAQAADQASGPRAVAAQKPFWEPGADHGYHAQTFSWLVAELVRRVTGRTIGRWVAEEIARPLGLDFWFGLPADEAHRIGRIGPVEAPPAEGGGTLRVRPKRSVVDAYADPSSLTRRAFGAIDPFPDENDPAYRAAELPASNGVATARGLARCYAAMIGEVDGQRLFAPATLTLARTEESAGPDRVLVVSTRFGLGYMLHGPAAPLLGPGSFGHPGRGGSLGFADPGSGIALGYVTNGLQKGVTADPRAQALVRAVRSAL; encoded by the coding sequence GTGGACGTACGGGGCACGGTGGCGCCGGGATTCGAGGCGGTACGGGACGCTTTCGTCCGTAACTTCGAACAGCGCGGGGAACGGGGAGCGGCCGTCGCCGTCTACCGCCACGGCCGCAAGGTCGTGGACCTGTGGGCCGGCACGAGGGATGTGGACGGCACGGAACCCTGGGCCGTGGACACTGTCCAGATCGTGCGCTCGGCAGGCAAGGGCATCGCCGCCGCCGTGCCGCTGATGCTGCACCAGCGCGGACAGGTGGACCTGGACGCTCCCGTCGGCACCTACTGGCCCGAGTTCAAGGCGAACGGCAAGGAGCGCGTCCTCGTGCGCCACCTCCTCGCCCACCGGGCCGGGCTCGCCGCACTCGACGGGACGCTGACGCCCGCACAAGCGGCCGACCAGGCGTCCGGGCCGCGGGCCGTCGCCGCCCAGAAACCCTTCTGGGAGCCGGGTGCCGACCACGGCTACCACGCCCAGACCTTCAGCTGGCTCGTCGCCGAACTGGTCCGCAGAGTCACCGGGCGCACCATCGGACGCTGGGTCGCCGAGGAGATCGCCCGCCCGCTCGGCCTCGACTTCTGGTTCGGACTCCCGGCGGACGAGGCACACCGGATCGGGCGGATCGGGCCCGTCGAAGCCCCTCCGGCGGAAGGCGGCGGAACCCTGCGCGTGCGCCCCAAGCGCTCCGTCGTCGACGCCTACGCCGACCCCTCCTCGCTCACCCGCCGCGCCTTCGGGGCGATCGACCCCTTCCCCGACGAGAACGACCCCGCCTACCGCGCGGCCGAACTCCCCGCCTCCAACGGCGTCGCCACCGCGCGCGGCCTCGCCCGCTGCTACGCCGCGATGATCGGTGAGGTCGACGGTCAGCGCCTGTTCGCCCCGGCCACCCTCACCCTGGCCCGCACCGAGGAGTCGGCCGGACCGGACCGTGTGCTGGTCGTCAGTACCCGCTTCGGACTCGGCTACATGCTCCACGGGCCGGCCGCACCGCTCCTGGGCCCCGGATCGTTCGGCCACCCCGGACGCGGCGGCTCACTCGGCTTCGCCGATCCCGGATCGGGCATCGCCCTGGGATATGTGACGAACGGTCTGCAGAAGGGAGTCACCGCCGACCCCCGTGCCCAGGCCCTGGTCAGGGCAGTACGGTCGGCGCTATGA